In Bacillota bacterium, one DNA window encodes the following:
- a CDS encoding spore germination protein: KMDDNVQLMNNLFKDDDTLVVRYVQNSKSNFKCALIYSDGVVKGPIINENVIKPLMLADENNLQSIDTILNQVIQVNDTKKTGDLTQIIESVTYGDTILFIDNSNEALILNTKGFQTRAIAEPENEKILSGPREGFSDALLTNLSLVRRKMRTNDLKMKYITFGKRTATKACICYLDSLVNKDILKELNRRLSEIDIDGMLDTNYITELIKDNKRSPFRSTGYTERPDVVVGRMLEGRIAIFLDGTPVVLTVPYLFLENFQSSEDYYLIYFYTSYSRMIRIISFLLTIAVPAIYVSMAAFHHEMFPTQLLINVAIERQSVPLPAAVEAFIMLIVFDILRETGVRMPSSIGQALSIVGALVIGQAAVDAKLVAAPMIIVVAITGITSLLVPKMNAPIIYMRFFLLLMASSFGFFGVLLGLAVIAIHILNLRSLGIPQIFFFSDVNYQHLKDTFFRGPWWKMQTRPRILTQGGNRMKVNKE; encoded by the coding sequence AAAATGGACGATAATGTTCAGCTTATGAACAACCTGTTTAAAGATGATGATACTCTGGTAGTAAGATACGTCCAAAACAGCAAGAGTAATTTTAAATGCGCTCTTATTTATAGTGATGGTGTCGTTAAAGGACCTATAATAAACGAAAACGTAATAAAACCGTTAATGCTTGCTGATGAAAATAATCTGCAGTCGATAGATACAATATTAAATCAGGTCATTCAGGTCAATGATACAAAAAAAACCGGAGATTTAACCCAAATTATAGAATCTGTAACATACGGTGATACTATCCTTTTCATTGACAACAGCAATGAGGCATTGATCCTAAATACAAAAGGATTTCAGACACGCGCTATAGCCGAGCCAGAAAATGAAAAGATACTTAGCGGCCCACGCGAAGGATTTTCTGATGCTCTTCTGACAAATCTATCTCTTGTAAGACGTAAAATGAGGACTAACGATCTTAAAATGAAGTATATAACCTTTGGGAAAAGAACCGCTACAAAGGCGTGTATATGTTATCTTGACAGTCTGGTCAATAAAGACATCCTAAAAGAGCTTAACCGCCGCCTTTCAGAAATAGATATTGATGGCATGCTTGACACTAACTATATTACAGAACTGATCAAAGATAATAAACGTTCTCCATTTCGCTCAACCGGTTACACTGAGCGTCCCGACGTAGTTGTTGGGAGAATGCTTGAAGGTCGGATTGCTATTTTCCTTGATGGGACGCCGGTTGTACTAACTGTTCCTTATCTTTTCTTAGAAAACTTTCAGAGCAGTGAAGATTATTATCTGATTTACTTTTATACTTCATACTCAAGGATGATTAGAATAATAAGCTTTCTGTTAACAATAGCAGTTCCTGCCATTTACGTATCGATGGCTGCTTTCCATCATGAAATGTTTCCGACGCAGCTTCTTATTAACGTAGCAATCGAAAGGCAAAGCGTCCCGCTTCCTGCTGCGGTTGAAGCATTTATTATGCTTATAGTATTTGATATTTTGAGGGAAACAGGCGTGCGCATGCCATCATCGATCGGTCAGGCCCTCAGCATTGTGGGCGCTTTAGTTATCGGACAAGCGGCTGTTGACGCAAAACTTGTAGCGGCACCGATGATTATCGTTGTTGCAATAACTGGCATCACCAGCCTTCTTGTGCCTAAAATGAATGCGCCGATTATATATATGAGATTCTTCTTATTGTTAATGGCTTCGTCATTCGGATTTTTTGGAGTGCTTCTCGGATTAGCAGTTATAGCAATCCATATTTTAAATCTGCGTTCATTGGGTATACCACAAATTTTCTTCTTCTCCGATGTCAATTATCAGCACTTAAAAGACACGTTTTTCAGAGGCCCTTGGTGGAAGATGCAAACTAGGCCAAGAATATTGACACAGGGCGGAAACAGAATGAAAGTTAACAAGGAATAA
- a CDS encoding Ger(x)C family spore germination protein produces the protein MKRKITAIILVIIMTFSFTGCWSYRGLNELSLVMGIGIDMDDSGEFYETTFEIIDLTESSKDKGIKSKIVESSGKTLFDAVRNAKKRLQNRLYFAHAQVIIIGEEVAKRENVLSIIDLFMRDGEPRETIHLAVSKEKTAKDILTSKGVDNKIVSLAVRQIIDEDAKTTSSTSNNVSYKAFNILKDDGKSLMLAALHLAENDKEKVPESDGVAIFDKGKLSGFLSPEQTKYVLFVNNEVKEGSLSFDIDGKGTDDVSFEINKNNTKKSFSYENGKLKFKIETNTDVFLDELKSNLSMLDKNEIKSLEQKTSELMAERIKNIVLLAQASGSDVFGLGDYIYKHDFKVWRQLEGKWYGLFPTVEVEVKSVIHIRNSSFIKEM, from the coding sequence ATGAAAAGAAAAATTACAGCCATAATTCTTGTAATCATAATGACGTTTTCATTTACCGGTTGCTGGAGCTATAGAGGTCTTAATGAACTGTCACTGGTTATGGGTATTGGGATAGACATGGATGATTCCGGAGAATTTTATGAAACTACATTTGAGATTATTGATTTAACTGAATCTTCAAAGGACAAAGGCATTAAGTCTAAAATCGTTGAGTCAAGCGGCAAAACCTTATTTGACGCTGTTCGAAACGCAAAAAAACGACTTCAAAATAGATTATATTTTGCACACGCTCAGGTCATTATAATTGGCGAAGAAGTCGCTAAAAGAGAAAATGTTTTGTCTATTATAGATTTGTTTATGCGCGACGGAGAACCTCGTGAGACGATTCATCTTGCAGTGTCAAAAGAGAAAACCGCCAAAGATATTTTGACGTCTAAAGGTGTCGACAATAAAATCGTGTCACTTGCAGTTAGACAGATCATTGATGAAGATGCCAAAACTACTTCCTCAACAAGTAATAATGTTTCATATAAAGCCTTTAATATTTTAAAAGATGACGGGAAATCATTGATGCTTGCGGCACTTCATTTAGCAGAAAATGATAAGGAAAAAGTTCCAGAGTCTGATGGCGTTGCAATTTTCGACAAAGGAAAATTAAGCGGCTTCTTATCACCTGAACAGACAAAGTATGTTTTATTCGTCAATAATGAGGTAAAAGAAGGGAGCCTTTCGTTTGATATTGATGGAAAGGGCACCGATGACGTATCATTTGAAATCAATAAAAATAATACTAAAAAATCATTTTCATATGAAAATGGAAAATTAAAATTTAAAATCGAAACAAACACCGACGTATTTCTGGATGAATTAAAATCAAACCTTAGTATGCTTGATAAAAATGAAATTAAATCACTTGAACAGAAGACATCAGAACTCATGGCAGAACGGATCAAAAATATTGTTCTTCTGGCACAAGCATCCGGCTCTGACGTTTTTGGATTGGGAGATTACATCTACAAGCACGATTTTAAGGTTTGGAGACAGCTCGAAGGAAAATGGTATGGACTTTTTCCAACTGTGGAAGTTGAAGTTAAAAGTGTTATTCATATAAGAAATTCTTCTTTTATAAAAGAAATGTAA
- a CDS encoding endospore germination permease: MQNHKLSVNQMVSTIILFSFGSSIILGVSTKVNQDSWISLIVAAVLTIPIYLVYSRIIKLFPDMDFFSMLEMLFGKVIGKTITVILVWYAVHLGSLVLRNFSEFVEISGMPETPQLPLAILMIAVLIYLVKSGIETIGKWSLCCLPIILFIVVLTVVLSSKNADLGNLMPIMEHTPKEIISESYKVFTFPFAECVMFLFLSSSFRKKDNPVKIYMWALLISSVTLAVIIIRNYSVLGPALVKESYFPSYMAARIINIGDFLSRIEGTISLNFLLAGITKMAICIMVASNGISSLFNIENEKVMIVPMSLLTLSLSMVLYKSTMEMYNFIEVYRIYAIPFEIIIPLIIWITAEVRLRNKKPAQTQAS; this comes from the coding sequence GTGCAAAATCATAAATTATCGGTAAATCAAATGGTTTCAACCATAATCTTGTTTAGTTTCGGAAGCAGTATTATTCTGGGAGTCAGCACAAAAGTGAACCAAGATTCATGGATATCACTAATAGTTGCAGCTGTCCTTACTATTCCGATTTATCTTGTATATTCAAGAATTATCAAGCTGTTTCCCGATATGGATTTTTTCAGTATGTTAGAGATGCTTTTCGGCAAGGTGATTGGTAAAACTATTACAGTGATATTAGTTTGGTATGCAGTTCACCTTGGCTCGCTAGTTCTGCGAAACTTTTCGGAATTCGTTGAAATTTCAGGAATGCCGGAAACGCCGCAACTTCCGCTTGCGATATTAATGATAGCGGTTCTTATTTACCTTGTCAAAAGCGGAATAGAGACAATTGGTAAGTGGTCACTTTGCTGTCTGCCGATCATTTTATTTATAGTTGTCCTTACTGTAGTACTTTCCTCTAAGAATGCAGATCTTGGTAATCTTATGCCAATCATGGAGCATACCCCGAAAGAAATAATTAGTGAATCTTATAAAGTTTTTACGTTTCCTTTTGCTGAATGCGTTATGTTCTTATTCTTATCAAGTTCATTTAGGAAAAAAGACAATCCGGTTAAAATCTATATGTGGGCGCTGTTGATTTCTTCTGTTACACTGGCCGTTATTATAATTCGAAATTATTCGGTGCTCGGGCCCGCCCTTGTAAAGGAATCTTACTTTCCATCATATATGGCGGCTAGAATTATAAATATAGGTGATTTTTTATCTAGAATTGAGGGCACAATTTCACTAAACTTCTTGCTTGCTGGCATAACAAAAATGGCAATCTGTATTATGGTTGCATCTAACGGAATTTCCAGCCTGTTCAATATAGAAAATGAAAAAGTCATGATTGTGCCAATGAGTTTGCTGACGCTTTCGTTAAGCATGGTTTTATACAAAAGTACTATGGAAATGTATAATTTCATAGAAGTTTACAGAATATATGCAATACCTTTCGAAATCATAATCCCGCTTATTATATGGATCACGGCAGAAGTAAGGCTTCGTAATAAAAAGCCTGCGCAAACGCAGGCCTCGTGA